The proteins below are encoded in one region of Fibrella aestuarina BUZ 2:
- a CDS encoding LytR/AlgR family response regulator transcription factor: MKIMTSESFFDALSLPFHKTVEKNSPSANNQKLLIPFFDRKRTVAVDEIVRLEGSGNYTNFYLKDGTKMLVSRTLKEYETLLDGQAFVRVHKSCIVNLGFVRKFFVKKEGELELADGQQVKISRRRAQMFVDRIREFSPALVS, from the coding sequence ATGAAAATCATGACGTCCGAATCTTTCTTCGATGCGCTGTCGCTACCCTTCCACAAAACTGTGGAAAAAAATTCCCCCTCGGCCAACAACCAAAAGCTTCTCATTCCCTTTTTCGACCGGAAACGCACGGTAGCAGTCGATGAAATTGTACGGTTGGAAGGTTCGGGTAACTACACCAATTTTTACCTCAAAGACGGCACCAAAATGCTGGTGTCGCGGACCCTTAAAGAATACGAAACACTGCTCGACGGCCAAGCCTTTGTACGCGTTCACAAATCGTGCATCGTGAACCTGGGTTTTGTTCGTAAGTTCTTCGTAAAAAAAGAAGGTGAGCTTGAATTGGCCGATGGTCAACAGGTAAAGATTTCACGGCGGCGGGCCCAAATGTTCGTCGATCGGATCCGCGAATTCAGCCCTGCTTTAGTGAGCTAG
- a CDS encoding LytR/AlgR family response regulator transcription factor gives MDATFSAPATSVVTPHYPASYQRNTQRIALPYLNRTVMVSIDDIVCLEGEGNYTFIHTRDRRKYLVSKTLKEFEKTLDPAIFIRIHKSNIINLAYVQHGVFARDRIVRMADNREVTVSRRRMREITAMMNQYQQWLN, from the coding sequence ATGGATGCTACATTTTCAGCCCCTGCCACATCAGTAGTTACGCCCCATTACCCGGCCTCGTATCAGCGCAACACGCAGCGCATCGCGCTTCCTTACCTGAACCGTACTGTGATGGTATCCATCGATGACATCGTTTGTCTGGAAGGTGAAGGAAACTACACTTTTATTCACACCCGCGACCGCCGCAAATACCTGGTGTCAAAAACCTTGAAAGAGTTTGAAAAAACCCTTGACCCAGCCATTTTTATCCGCATTCATAAATCAAATATTATCAACTTGGCCTACGTGCAGCACGGGGTTTTTGCCCGTGACCGAATTGTGCGGATGGCCGATAATCGGGAAGTGACGGTATCGCGTCGTCGGATGCGTGAAATCACGGCCATGATGAATCAGTACCAGCAGTGGCTCAACTAG
- the guaA gene encoding glutamine-hydrolyzing GMP synthase yields MATEQILILDFGSQFTQLIARRVRELNVYCEIHPYNNIPPISPDVKGVILSGSPCSVRDADSPTIHLAAFRHRLPLLGVCYGAQLLAHSSGGEVQPSAIREYGRARLNAVEAQNRLLQGIDLQSQVWMSHGDTITQLPEAFDVIASTDTVRVAAFQAQGEETYGIQFHPEVTHSLQGKQLLKNFVVDICGCSQNWTADSFVDTTVAGLKEKLGDDKVVLGLSGGVDSSVAAMLIHRAIGKNLYCIFVDNGLLRKDEFEGVLDSYKTLGLNVKGVDAKEPFYHALAGLTDPEAKRKAIGKTFIDVFDQEAHRIEDVSWLGQGTIYPDVIESVSVKGPSATIKSHHNVGGLPDFMKLKVVEPLNTLFKDEVRAVGRSMGLPEFILGRHPFPGPGLAIRILGDITPEKVQILQEVDALFIDGLRREGLYDQVWQAGAILLPIQSVGVMGDERTYERVVALRAVTSVDGMTADWAHLPYTFLADISNEIINKVKGVNRVVYDISSKPPATIEWE; encoded by the coding sequence ATGGCTACCGAACAAATTCTGATTCTTGATTTCGGTTCGCAGTTTACCCAACTCATCGCCCGCCGGGTGCGCGAACTGAATGTGTACTGCGAAATTCATCCGTACAACAACATTCCTCCCATCTCGCCCGACGTCAAGGGCGTTATTCTGTCAGGCAGTCCCTGTTCCGTTCGGGACGCCGATTCACCCACGATTCATCTGGCTGCTTTTCGCCACCGGCTACCGCTCCTCGGCGTATGCTACGGGGCCCAATTGCTGGCACACAGCAGCGGGGGCGAAGTGCAGCCCTCGGCTATTCGTGAATATGGCCGCGCCCGCCTAAATGCCGTTGAGGCTCAAAACCGGCTGTTGCAGGGAATCGATCTGCAATCGCAGGTGTGGATGTCGCATGGCGATACCATTACGCAACTGCCGGAGGCGTTCGACGTGATTGCCTCGACCGATACGGTACGGGTAGCGGCCTTTCAGGCACAGGGTGAAGAAACCTACGGCATTCAGTTCCACCCCGAAGTGACGCACTCGCTACAGGGTAAACAACTGCTGAAAAACTTCGTAGTCGATATTTGCGGCTGTAGCCAGAACTGGACCGCCGACTCCTTCGTGGATACGACCGTGGCCGGCCTGAAAGAGAAGCTCGGCGACGATAAAGTGGTGCTTGGGCTATCGGGCGGGGTTGACTCGTCGGTAGCGGCCATGCTGATTCACCGCGCCATTGGCAAGAACCTGTACTGTATATTCGTCGACAATGGCCTGCTGCGCAAAGACGAGTTTGAAGGCGTCTTGGATAGCTACAAGACGCTGGGGCTAAATGTGAAGGGCGTCGACGCCAAAGAGCCGTTCTACCACGCGCTGGCTGGCCTCACCGACCCGGAAGCCAAGCGGAAAGCCATTGGCAAGACCTTTATCGACGTATTTGATCAGGAAGCCCACCGGATTGAGGACGTTAGCTGGCTAGGACAAGGCACCATTTACCCCGACGTTATCGAGTCGGTGTCGGTGAAAGGGCCGTCGGCTACGATCAAATCGCACCACAATGTGGGCGGCCTGCCCGACTTCATGAAGTTGAAGGTTGTGGAGCCGCTGAATACGTTATTTAAAGACGAGGTTCGTGCCGTTGGGCGGTCAATGGGCCTGCCCGAGTTCATTCTGGGGCGGCATCCGTTCCCCGGTCCCGGTTTGGCCATTCGTATTCTGGGCGATATTACCCCGGAGAAAGTACAGATTTTGCAGGAAGTGGACGCCCTGTTCATCGACGGGCTGCGCCGCGAAGGGCTCTATGATCAGGTCTGGCAGGCGGGTGCCATCCTGCTGCCCATTCAGAGCGTAGGCGTGATGGGCGACGAACGTACCTACGAACGCGTGGTAGCGTTACGGGCCGTTACGAGCGTCGACGGGATGACCGCCGACTGGGCGCACCTGCCGTACACCTTCCTGGCCGACATCTCCAACGAGATCATCAACAAGGTGAAAGGCGTCAACCGCGTTGTCTACGATATTTCGAGCAAGCCACCCGCCACGATTGAGTGGGAATAG
- the radA gene encoding DNA repair protein RadA — translation MAKIKTIYFCQNCGHQSPKWLGRCPSCGEWNTLVEEVVQKDEPAAGGWRVTSGPAKLTPKPKALHAIQYEEQARTLTVDNELNRVLGGGIVPGSLVLIGGEPGIGKSTLLLQIALSLTGMRVLYVSGEESEQQIKMRAERLDVPTSDCHIMTETSTQNIFRVVEQFEPEVLIVDSIQTMHSSMVESGAGSVSQVRECTTEFMKYAKESGVPVFMIGHITKEGSLAGPKVLEHMVDTVLTFEGDRHTTYRILRTTKNRFGSTSELGIYEMLGSGLRQVSNPSEILISQRDEALSGVAIGSMMEGNRPLMIEIQALVGVSTYGTPQRSSTGYDSKRLQMLLAVLEKRGGFRLGQQDVFLNVAGGLRVEDPAIDLAVCAAVVASYEDVAIPTNVAFAAEVGLGGEVRAVNRIESRIFEAQKLGFKEIFVSKYNLKGLDSDQFKIKIRPVAKLDEVFQGVLM, via the coding sequence GTGGCCAAAATCAAGACTATTTACTTCTGCCAGAATTGCGGGCATCAGTCGCCCAAATGGCTGGGGCGTTGCCCATCGTGTGGCGAATGGAATACCCTTGTCGAAGAGGTCGTCCAGAAAGATGAACCGGCCGCCGGCGGTTGGCGCGTGACCTCGGGCCCGGCCAAACTTACGCCTAAACCCAAGGCACTGCACGCCATTCAGTACGAAGAGCAAGCCCGAACCCTTACGGTCGATAACGAGCTGAACCGGGTGCTGGGCGGCGGGATCGTACCGGGCTCGCTGGTGCTGATTGGGGGTGAGCCGGGCATTGGTAAATCCACACTGTTACTTCAAATTGCCCTTTCCCTCACGGGCATGCGCGTTCTGTACGTATCGGGCGAAGAAAGTGAGCAGCAGATCAAGATGCGGGCGGAGCGCCTCGACGTACCCACGAGCGACTGCCACATCATGACCGAAACGTCCACGCAGAATATCTTCCGGGTCGTCGAGCAGTTCGAGCCGGAGGTACTCATCGTCGATTCGATCCAGACGATGCATTCGTCGATGGTCGAGTCGGGCGCGGGCAGTGTGTCGCAGGTACGTGAGTGCACCACCGAATTCATGAAATATGCCAAAGAATCGGGCGTACCGGTATTCATGATTGGGCATATTACGAAAGAAGGCTCGCTGGCCGGTCCCAAGGTGCTCGAGCACATGGTCGATACGGTATTGACGTTTGAAGGCGATCGCCACACTACTTACCGCATTCTCCGCACCACCAAAAACCGCTTCGGTAGCACCTCGGAACTGGGTATTTACGAGATGCTCGGCAGCGGACTGCGGCAGGTGTCCAACCCGTCGGAGATTCTGATTTCGCAGCGCGACGAGGCCTTGAGCGGCGTGGCGATTGGTTCGATGATGGAAGGCAACCGACCGTTGATGATTGAAATTCAGGCGCTGGTGGGCGTGTCGACTTACGGCACCCCGCAACGGAGCAGCACCGGTTACGACAGCAAGCGCCTGCAAATGTTGTTGGCGGTGCTTGAAAAACGCGGCGGTTTCCGGTTGGGGCAGCAGGATGTATTTCTTAACGTAGCGGGCGGCCTGCGCGTCGAAGACCCTGCCATCGATTTGGCCGTTTGCGCTGCAGTCGTGGCGAGCTACGAAGATGTCGCGATCCCGACCAATGTGGCCTTCGCCGCCGAGGTAGGGCTGGGTGGCGAGGTGCGGGCGGTTAACCGGATCGAATCCCGCATTTTCGAAGCCCAAAAACTGGGTTTCAAGGAAATCTTTGTGTCGAAATATAACCTGAAAGGCCTTGACAGCGACCAGTTTAAGATCAAGATTCGCCCCGTCGCCAAACTTGACGAAGTGTTCCAGGGCGTGCTGATGTAG
- a CDS encoding outer membrane beta-barrel protein, which yields MKKTLLGFALVCFPLFTFAQGGGFQIGIKGGINLSRLTLGNFVSASTNPNGSPNVNVDGQTFRDNINASLNSRTGTSFGIYTRFGNNLFIQPELLYTTIEGQLDITRNGQTENVTVKTTSFDVPVLLGLKGGPLRFVVGPMASFRIDNNAGLGDAIRQYSNNSFSDAWSKAYYSYQIGGGLDLGKLGLDARYIGNLSDVVQVNTNTGSFGQRSKSWQITLAYRLF from the coding sequence ATGAAAAAAACATTGCTGGGCTTTGCCCTCGTCTGTTTTCCCCTATTTACATTCGCCCAGGGCGGCGGTTTTCAGATTGGTATCAAAGGTGGTATCAACCTGTCGCGACTCACGTTAGGTAACTTCGTCAGTGCCAGTACCAATCCGAATGGATCACCCAATGTGAACGTCGATGGACAGACGTTCAGGGATAACATCAACGCTAGCCTGAACAGCCGTACGGGCACGTCATTTGGTATCTACACCCGTTTTGGTAACAACCTGTTCATCCAGCCCGAGCTACTTTACACCACCATTGAGGGGCAACTGGACATCACCCGCAACGGACAGACCGAAAACGTAACGGTGAAGACGACAAGCTTCGACGTACCTGTGCTCCTCGGCCTGAAAGGTGGCCCGCTTCGCTTCGTGGTTGGGCCGATGGCTTCCTTCCGGATTGACAACAACGCTGGTCTGGGCGACGCCATTCGTCAGTACAGCAACAACAGCTTTAGCGACGCCTGGTCGAAGGCCTACTACAGCTACCAGATTGGCGGTGGCCTTGACTTGGGTAAACTGGGCCTGGATGCTCGCTACATCGGAAATCTGTCCGACGTCGTGCAGGTCAACACCAACACGGGCAGCTTCGGCCAACGGTCGAAATCGTGGCAGATCACACTGGCCTATCGGCTGTTCTAG